A stretch of the Solanum dulcamara chromosome 6, daSolDulc1.2, whole genome shotgun sequence genome encodes the following:
- the LOC129892887 gene encoding uncharacterized protein LOC129892887, giving the protein MQVAGASEAANSNKLQLHKPCTIAAAADLKDLQPFPAHNNNNPKSLADTRETTAVLVCGPTDSAGHTEAPYASTTSTIQQHQQQHKPKATHNSVTVSKISTICIMQHQTDPTCYSMIAYVATTGLKKSQPKRITGDVSRATLKKLAD; this is encoded by the exons atgcaggttgctggagcatCAGAAGCTGCAAACTCTAACAAGCTGCAGTTGCACAAGCCAT GTACTATAGCAGCAGCAGCTGACCTGAAAGATCTTCAACCATTTCcagcacacaacaacaacaaccctaaATCCCTTGCAGATACCAGAGAAACAACAGCAGTACTTGTTTGTGGTCCAACTGATTCTGCAGGTCACACAGAAGCTCCATatgcatcaacaacatcaaccattcaacagcatcagcaacaacataaGCCAAAAGCAACACACAATTCAGTAACAGTCAGCAAAATCTCAACAAtatgcatcatgcaacatcaaacTGATCCCACATGTTACAGTATGATAGCATATGTAGCAACTACAGGCCTCAAGAAGTCACAACCCAAACGGATAactggagacgttagtcgagcgaccttgaaaaagttagctgACTGA